The following coding sequences lie in one Saimiri boliviensis isolate mSaiBol1 chromosome 6, mSaiBol1.pri, whole genome shotgun sequence genomic window:
- the LOC101032024 gene encoding olfactory receptor 5B2, translating to MENCTEVTKFILLGLTDAPELQVPLFILFTLIYLLTLCGNLGMMLLILLESCLHTPMYFFLSNLALVDFGYSSAVTPKVMAEFLTGDKVISYNACAVQMFFFVALATVENYLLASMAYDRYAAVCKPLHYATTMTASVCACLALGSYVCGFLNASFHIGDIVGLSFCKSNLVHHFFCDVPAVMALSRSDKHISEVILVFMSSFNIFFALLVILISYLFIFITVLKMHSAKGHQKALSTCASHLTAISIFYGTVIFMYLQPSSSHSMDADKMASVFYAVIIPMLNPVVYSLRNKEVKNAFKKVLRRQKFL from the coding sequence ATGGAGAATTGTACAGAAGTTACAAAGTTCATTCTTCTAGGACTAACTGATGCCCCAGAACTACAGGTCCCTCTCTTTATCTTGTTTACCCTCATCTACCTCCTCACTCTGTGTGGGAACCTGGGGATGATGCTGCTGATCCTGCTGGAGTCTTGTCTCCACACTCCCATGTACTTCTTTCTCAGTAACCTGGCTCTGGTGGACTTTGGATACTCCTCAGCTGTCACTCCCAAGGTCATGGCTGAGTTCCTTACAGGGGACAAGGTCATCTCCTACAATGCATGTGCTGTTCAGATGTTCTTCTTTGTAGCCTTGGCCACTGTGGAAAATTACTTATTGGCCTCAATGGCCTATGACCGCTATGCAGCAGTGTGCAAACCCCTACACTACGCCACCACCATGACAGCCAGTGTATGTGCTTGTCTGGCCCTAGGCTCTTATGTCTGTGGCTTCCTAAATGCCTCATTCCACATTGGGGACATAGTCGGTCTCTCTTTCTGTAAGTCCAATCTGGTACATCACTTTTTCTGTGATGTTCCAGCAGTCATGGCTCTGTCTCGCTCTGATAAACACATTAGTGAGGTGATTCTGGTTTTTATGTCAAGCTTTAatatcttttttgctcttttagttATCTTGATCTCCTATCTGTTCATATTCATCACCGTCTTGAAGATGCATTCAGCTAAGGGACACCAAAAAGCATTGTCTACCTGTGcctctcacctcactgcaatctccatcttctATGGGACAGTCATCTTCATGTATTTGCAGCCCAGCTCCAGCCACTCCATGGATGCAGACAAAATGGCATCTGTGTTCTATGCTGTGATCATCCCCATGTTGAACCCTGTGGTTTATAGCCTGAGGAACAAAGAAGTCAAGAATGCATTCAAGAAAGTGTTGAGAAGGCAAAAATTTCTGTAA